The following proteins are encoded in a genomic region of Xenopus laevis strain J_2021 chromosome 3L, Xenopus_laevis_v10.1, whole genome shotgun sequence:
- the lyz.L gene encoding lysozyme C yields MNSAVLILVGIFIFPATNGKLFERCELAGTMKKMGLDGYRGYSLPNWVCTAFFESSFYTDRTNFNRGDNSTDYGILQINSRWWCNDDKTPRSHNACNINCRDLLSDDITQSVICAKRVVRDPQGMEAWVGWRNHCKGRDLSQWIKDCKLDILL; encoded by the exons ATGAACTCTGCAGTACTTATCTTAGTGGGGATTTTTATTTTCCCAGCCACAAATGGGAAGCTATTTGAAAGATGTGAGCTTGCAGGGACTATGAAGAAGATGGGGCTTGATGGGTATCGAGGATACAGTCTGCCTAACT GGGTATGCACAGCTTTCTTTGAGAGTTCATTTTATACAGATCGTACAAATTTCAACAGGGGAGATAACAGCACTGATTATGGCATTCTGCAAATAAACAGTCGTTGGTGGTGTAATGATGACAAGACCCCGAGAAGCCACAATGCATGCAACATTAACTGCAGAG ATCTCTTAAGTGATGACATCACCCAATCAGTGATATGTGCAAAACGCGTGGTGAGAGACCCTCAGGGCATGGAAGCATG GGTTGGCTGGAGAAATCACTGCAAAGGAAGAGACCTTTCTCAGTGGATTAAAGACTGCAAACTTGATATTCTTTTATAG